The following proteins come from a genomic window of Thiothrix winogradskyi:
- a CDS encoding GNAT family N-acetyltransferase, producing MTLQPVILQGRLIRLEPLTADHIPDLLHAARDERIWHYMFYGNLAEREPMEAFISNAIRQRDLGTDLPFAVIHNTTGKAIGSTRFRDICLKHMKLEIGGTWYASEYQRSGVNLECKYLLMRHAFETFGTLRVQFKTDIRNARSRQSLEKLGAVQEGVLRRSAIMPDGLVRDTAVYSILDTEWGMVKQGLEMRMWRYANRSSALEPADKSQPAFPLVQYVTT from the coding sequence ATGACATTGCAACCTGTCATCTTGCAAGGCCGTTTGATACGCCTTGAACCCCTAACCGCCGACCACATCCCCGATTTATTACACGCTGCCCGCGATGAACGCATCTGGCATTACATGTTCTACGGCAATTTAGCAGAACGTGAACCGATGGAAGCCTTCATCAGCAACGCCATCCGCCAGCGTGATTTGGGCACTGACTTGCCGTTCGCGGTCATCCACAACACCACGGGCAAAGCCATTGGCAGCACCCGCTTCCGCGACATTTGCCTGAAACACATGAAGCTGGAAATCGGCGGCACTTGGTACGCCAGCGAATACCAGCGGAGCGGTGTGAATCTGGAATGCAAATACCTGCTGATGCGCCATGCGTTCGAGACCTTTGGCACGCTGCGGGTGCAATTCAAGACCGACATCCGCAACGCCCGTTCGCGCCAATCACTGGAGAAGCTCGGTGCGGTGCAAGAAGGTGTGTTGCGCCGCAGTGCCATTATGCCGGACGGGCTGGTACGCGATACGGCGGTGTACAGCATCCTCGATACCGAATGGGGCATGGTCAAACAAGGGCTGGAAATGCGGATGTGGCGCTATGCTAACCGTTCATCCGCGCTTGAACCTGCTGATAAAAGCCAACCAGCTTTTCCGCTTGTGCAGTATGTGACCACGTAG
- a CDS encoding PhoX family protein gives MSDLRTVNHPVVDPDDIGYNTSNNPSFEQILEARMTRRGLLRGSFALMAASVLGAGLAGCGNDDNTAVAANDTGATGANGLTLSFNPVAKGVADALVVPAGYTATVLMATGDPINNATSAYSNVGTDDAASFVSRVGDHHDGMHYFGLNAAGTAIESNNATKGVLCSNHEVAEDLGFVHEAGPTEYGDKSTVARPTTEIDKEVALHGVTIVEVAKSGTTYQINRGSALNRRITAATDMEITGPARGTMMVTAYSTAGTNTRGTINNCGNGYTPWGTYLTCEENWAGYFHRREADTARTAKEVAAFKRYGMSNATSGRYNWSRPGATDGTDLYSRWNAGVTGASAAADFRNVGNTFGWIVEIDPVNATSTPKKRTALGRFAHEGAWPAKPVVGKPVVFYMGDDSRNEYIYKFVSTALWSASDANAGVAAGDKYMDSGKLYAAKFNADGTGTWELLSMSNSKVATYAAYAFADESDVVVNARIAGDAVGATKMDRPEWGAVNPVNGEVYMTLTNNVSSSGRGSTAVPLDAANPRYYADTKGTATNRGNVNGHIIRWKEAGGDHAATTFNWDIYLFGAQSDADANVNLSGLTAENDFSSPDGLWFSYATPGLLWVQTDDGYYTDVTNCMMLAALPGTVNDGAETTVTNAGVPSGQTAVKTRVGKKTSSTVLRRFLVGPKDCEITGIAETPDGKAIFVNIQHPGENSTSVTDPTQFTSHWPKGGSARPQSATVVITRNDGGKVAV, from the coding sequence ATGAGCGACTTACGCACGGTTAACCACCCAGTGGTTGATCCAGATGACATCGGTTACAACACTTCTAATAATCCTTCCTTTGAACAAATCCTTGAAGCTCGCATGACCCGTCGTGGCTTGCTGCGCGGCAGTTTTGCCTTGATGGCAGCATCCGTACTCGGTGCAGGCTTGGCAGGTTGTGGCAATGACGATAATACAGCAGTTGCTGCAAATGATACCGGTGCTACCGGCGCTAATGGTCTGACCCTGAGCTTCAACCCTGTTGCTAAAGGTGTTGCCGACGCATTGGTTGTGCCAGCTGGTTATACCGCTACAGTTTTGATGGCAACAGGCGACCCGATCAACAATGCTACGTCTGCTTACAGCAATGTGGGTACAGATGATGCTGCCAGCTTTGTATCCCGTGTTGGCGACCATCACGATGGTATGCACTATTTCGGTTTGAATGCTGCCGGAACAGCTATTGAATCCAACAACGCCACGAAAGGTGTGCTGTGTTCTAACCACGAAGTAGCCGAAGACCTCGGTTTCGTTCACGAGGCTGGTCCTACCGAGTACGGTGATAAAAGTACAGTTGCTCGTCCGACCACCGAAATTGACAAGGAAGTGGCACTGCACGGTGTGACCATCGTTGAAGTGGCTAAGAGTGGTACTACGTACCAGATTAACCGTGGTTCTGCTTTGAACCGCCGTATTACGGCTGCAACTGACATGGAAATTACTGGTCCAGCACGTGGCACCATGATGGTAACAGCTTATTCAACAGCAGGTACTAACACACGCGGTACGATCAACAACTGCGGTAATGGTTATACCCCTTGGGGTACTTACCTGACTTGTGAAGAAAACTGGGCAGGTTATTTCCATCGTCGTGAAGCGGATACCGCACGTACTGCCAAAGAAGTGGCAGCATTTAAGCGTTATGGCATGAGCAACGCAACTTCAGGGCGTTATAACTGGTCACGGCCGGGCGCAACTGATGGCACTGATTTATACAGCCGTTGGAATGCGGGTGTCACTGGTGCATCGGCTGCGGCTGACTTCCGCAACGTTGGGAATACCTTTGGTTGGATTGTCGAAATCGACCCAGTTAACGCCACTTCTACTCCTAAAAAGCGCACTGCATTAGGGCGTTTCGCGCATGAAGGCGCATGGCCTGCGAAGCCTGTTGTGGGCAAGCCTGTTGTGTTCTACATGGGTGATGACTCCCGTAACGAATACATCTACAAATTCGTTTCTACCGCACTGTGGAGTGCATCCGATGCGAATGCAGGTGTAGCCGCAGGCGATAAGTACATGGATTCCGGTAAGTTATATGCTGCTAAGTTCAACGCGGATGGCACGGGTACGTGGGAATTGCTGAGCATGAGCAATAGCAAGGTGGCGACTTATGCGGCTTATGCGTTTGCGGATGAATCGGATGTGGTGGTGAATGCACGTATCGCTGGTGATGCCGTCGGTGCGACCAAAATGGATCGCCCTGAGTGGGGTGCTGTGAACCCTGTTAATGGCGAAGTCTACATGACGCTGACCAATAACGTTTCCAGCAGTGGTCGTGGCTCAACAGCCGTGCCGTTAGATGCAGCTAACCCACGTTATTATGCCGATACTAAGGGAACGGCAACCAACCGTGGTAACGTTAACGGTCACATTATCCGCTGGAAAGAAGCCGGTGGTGATCATGCCGCGACGACCTTTAACTGGGATATTTACCTGTTCGGTGCGCAATCTGACGCCGATGCTAATGTCAACCTGTCAGGTCTGACCGCTGAAAACGACTTCTCCAGCCCGGATGGTTTGTGGTTCAGCTATGCAACCCCTGGTTTGCTGTGGGTACAGACTGATGATGGTTACTACACCGATGTTACCAACTGCATGATGCTGGCAGCACTGCCGGGTACAGTAAATGATGGTGCAGAAACGACTGTTACCAATGCCGGTGTACCTTCCGGTCAAACCGCAGTGAAGACTCGTGTTGGCAAGAAAACTAGCTCAACGGTATTGCGCCGTTTCTTGGTAGGACCAAAAGATTGCGAGATCACCGGTATCGCCGAAACGCCAGACGGTAAAGCGATTTTCGTCAATATCCAGCATCCTGGTGAAAACAGTACTTCTGTGACTGACCCTACTCAATTCACCAGCCATTGGCCGAAAGGGGGCAGTGCGCGTCCACAGTCTGCTACGGTTGTCATCACGCGCAATGATGGTGGCAAAGTCGCCGTTTAG
- a CDS encoding phosphatase PAP2 family protein: MSMKHLHRLNDREIPLCLLFNRINHLKPISLFFAVISRLGNGVFWYVLMLMLPLIYGLEALHVSAHMALVGLTALLIYKWLKTSTERVRPYSHNDTIFQNVAALDQFSFPSGHTLHAVGFSWVLLNYYPEWFILVVPFTILVALSRVILGLHYPSDVLIGAFLGAGLAQGSFCVLSCLL, encoded by the coding sequence ATGAGCATGAAGCACTTGCATCGACTTAATGACCGTGAAATTCCGTTGTGCCTGTTGTTCAACCGGATCAATCACCTCAAACCCATCAGTCTGTTTTTTGCAGTCATTAGTCGCTTGGGCAACGGGGTATTTTGGTATGTGCTAATGCTGATGCTGCCGCTGATTTACGGGCTGGAAGCGCTACACGTCTCTGCACACATGGCTTTGGTTGGTTTGACAGCCTTGCTGATTTACAAGTGGCTGAAAACCTCCACCGAACGGGTACGCCCGTACAGCCACAATGACACCATTTTCCAGAATGTAGCGGCACTTGATCAATTCAGTTTTCCATCGGGACACACCTTGCACGCGGTCGGGTTTAGCTGGGTCTTGCTTAACTATTACCCGGAATGGTTTATTCTGGTTGTACCATTCACTATTTTGGTGGCGTTATCGCGGGTAATTTTGGGGCTGCACTACCCCAGTGATGTGCTGATCGGCGCATTCTTGGGCGCGGGTTTGGCACAAGGCAGTTTCTGCGTGTTGTCTTGCCTATTGTGA
- a CDS encoding glycosyltransferase: protein MHILMVSDVYFPRVNGVSTSIQAFRQALEAAGHHVTLIAPDYGQTVADEAGIIRISSRKVIVDPEDRMMRIRHIHRLTEELRTEDYDIIHIHTPFVAHYAGLKLARKLKLPVVATYHTFFEEYLYNYVKWLPKEWLRYVARRFSRTQCADLDALVVPSTAMQQVLVDYGVTTPLTVLPTGLDMRVFEPGDGAAFREKHSIPAERPVILFVGRVAFEKNIGFLLDVTERLRGSISDILFVIAGEGPAEKSLHSQVKRRGLESNVSFVGYLRRDGELQACYKAADVFVFASRTETQGLVLIEAMACGTPVVSTAVLGTKDVIGSGQGGLVAPEEVEGFAKQVERLLQGKTLHAQKTKEALAYAATWSHTAQAEKLVGFYQQVQARMNG from the coding sequence ATGCACATATTAATGGTTTCCGACGTGTATTTTCCGCGTGTTAACGGTGTTTCCACCTCGATACAGGCATTCCGGCAGGCATTGGAAGCGGCAGGGCATCACGTCACCCTGATAGCGCCGGATTACGGGCAAACGGTGGCGGACGAAGCGGGCATTATCCGCATCAGTTCACGCAAGGTGATTGTTGACCCAGAAGACCGCATGATGCGCATACGCCATATCCACCGCCTGACCGAAGAGCTGCGGACGGAGGATTACGACATCATCCACATCCACACCCCGTTCGTGGCGCACTATGCCGGGCTGAAACTGGCACGCAAGCTAAAACTGCCGGTGGTGGCGACCTACCATACCTTTTTTGAGGAATACCTCTACAACTATGTCAAGTGGTTGCCGAAGGAATGGCTGCGCTATGTGGCGCGGCGTTTTTCGCGTACCCAGTGTGCGGATCTGGATGCGCTGGTCGTGCCTTCGACCGCCATGCAGCAAGTGTTGGTCGATTACGGGGTAACAACGCCGTTGACGGTGTTGCCGACGGGGCTGGATATGCGGGTGTTTGAGCCGGGTGACGGTGCGGCATTCCGGGAAAAGCACAGCATCCCCGCTGAGCGTCCGGTGATCCTGTTTGTAGGCAGGGTGGCGTTCGAGAAAAATATCGGCTTCCTGCTGGATGTGACCGAACGGCTGCGCGGTTCCATTTCTGACATCCTGTTCGTGATTGCTGGTGAAGGCCCGGCGGAAAAGTCCCTGCATTCACAGGTCAAGCGGCGCGGGTTGGAAAGCAATGTCAGTTTCGTCGGCTATCTGCGCCGCGATGGTGAGTTGCAGGCGTGCTACAAGGCAGCGGATGTGTTCGTGTTTGCTTCGCGCACCGAAACCCAAGGCTTGGTGCTGATTGAGGCAATGGCGTGCGGCACGCCCGTGGTTTCGACTGCTGTGTTGGGGACGAAGGATGTGATCGGTTCGGGGCAGGGCGGGCTGGTTGCGCCTGAAGAGGTAGAAGGCTTTGCCAAACAGGTGGAGCGCCTATTGCAGGGTAAGACCTTGCACGCACAGAAGACCAAAGAGGCATTGGCGTATGCGGCTACGTGGTCACATACTGCACAAGCGGAAAAGCTGGTTGGCTTTTATCAGCAGGTTCAAGCGCGGATGAACGGTTAG